A single region of the Malaclemys terrapin pileata isolate rMalTer1 chromosome 4, rMalTer1.hap1, whole genome shotgun sequence genome encodes:
- the LOC128836904 gene encoding olfactory receptor-like protein COR8 isoform X1, producing MSLIGNHSMVTQFILLGLTDHQELQIPLFAAFLVIYILTLVGNLGMIVLIRVDPRLHSPMYFFLSNLSVVDLCYSSVFAPRMLVNFLVGSKSISYSAFIAQHFSFVVFVTTEGVLLAVMAYDRYVAICNPLLYTAVMSKRVCIHLVASSYVGGLMNSLTHTCGLLRLSFCGPNIINHYFCDTNPLLKLACSDNHINEILLVTFSGVIAMSTLLFVIISYLYILFSILRIRSAKGRRKAFSTCASHLTAVTMFYGPVSLSHIQPSSSYSLEQEKISAVFYTLVVPMLNPLIYSLRNKEVKDALKRVIDWKNIPS from the coding sequence GGCAATCACAGCATGGTGACCCAGTTCATACTCCTGGGGCTGACGGATCATCAGGAGCTGCAGATACCCCTCTTCGCGGCGTTCCTGGTGATCTACATTCTTACGCTGGTTGGGAATCTTGGGATGATTGTGTTGATCAGGGTTGATCCCCGACTCCAttcccccatgtacttcttcctcagTAACCTGTCTGTGGTTGACCTCTGCTACTCCTCAGTCTTCGCTCCAAGGATGCTGGTGAATTTCTTAGTGGGGAGTAAAAGCATTTCTTACTCTGCCTTTATTGCCCAACACTTCTCTTTTGTCGTGTTTGTGACCACAGAAGGGGTCCTGCTGGCCGTGATGGCATACGACCGCTATGTAGCCATTTGTAACCCTCTGCTCTACACCGCTGTTATGTCTAAGAGAGTCTGTATTCATCTAGTGGCCAGCTCATATGTAGGGGGGCTCATGAACTCACTGACCCACACATGTGGCTTGCTGAGGTTGTCGTTCTGCGGGCCCAACATCATCAATCATTACTTTTGTGACACTAACCCATTGCTGAAGCTTGCCTGCTCTGATAACCACATCAATGAGATTTTGCTTGTAACATTCTCTGGAGTTATTGCCATGTCCACCCTCCTGTTTGTCATAATCTCTTATCTGTACATCCTCTTCTCTATCCTGAGGATCCGCTCCGCCAAGGGCAGGcgcaaagccttctccacctgtgcCTCTCATCTGACAGCTGTCACCATGTTCTATGGACCTGTGAGCTTAAGCCACATACAACCCAGTTCCAGCTACTCACTGGAACAGGAGAAAATCTCTGCTGTGTTTTATACCCTGGTGGTCCCCATGTTGAACCCCctgatctacagcctgaggaacaaggaggttAAGGATGCTCTTAAGAGGGTGATAGACTGGAAAAACATTCCCAGCTAA
- the LOC128836904 gene encoding olfactory receptor-like protein COR8 isoform X2, translated as MAEGNHSMVTQFILLGLTDHQELQIPLFAAFLVIYILTLVGNLGMIVLIRVDPRLHSPMYFFLSNLSVVDLCYSSVFAPRMLVNFLVGSKSISYSAFIAQHFSFVVFVTTEGVLLAVMAYDRYVAICNPLLYTAVMSKRVCIHLVASSYVGGLMNSLTHTCGLLRLSFCGPNIINHYFCDTNPLLKLACSDNHINEILLVTFSGVIAMSTLLFVIISYLYILFSILRIRSAKGRRKAFSTCASHLTAVTMFYGPVSLSHIQPSSSYSLEQEKISAVFYTLVVPMLNPLIYSLRNKEVKDALKRVIDWKNIPS; from the coding sequence ATGGCTGAGGGCAATCACAGCATGGTGACCCAGTTCATACTCCTGGGGCTGACGGATCATCAGGAGCTGCAGATACCCCTCTTCGCGGCGTTCCTGGTGATCTACATTCTTACGCTGGTTGGGAATCTTGGGATGATTGTGTTGATCAGGGTTGATCCCCGACTCCAttcccccatgtacttcttcctcagTAACCTGTCTGTGGTTGACCTCTGCTACTCCTCAGTCTTCGCTCCAAGGATGCTGGTGAATTTCTTAGTGGGGAGTAAAAGCATTTCTTACTCTGCCTTTATTGCCCAACACTTCTCTTTTGTCGTGTTTGTGACCACAGAAGGGGTCCTGCTGGCCGTGATGGCATACGACCGCTATGTAGCCATTTGTAACCCTCTGCTCTACACCGCTGTTATGTCTAAGAGAGTCTGTATTCATCTAGTGGCCAGCTCATATGTAGGGGGGCTCATGAACTCACTGACCCACACATGTGGCTTGCTGAGGTTGTCGTTCTGCGGGCCCAACATCATCAATCATTACTTTTGTGACACTAACCCATTGCTGAAGCTTGCCTGCTCTGATAACCACATCAATGAGATTTTGCTTGTAACATTCTCTGGAGTTATTGCCATGTCCACCCTCCTGTTTGTCATAATCTCTTATCTGTACATCCTCTTCTCTATCCTGAGGATCCGCTCCGCCAAGGGCAGGcgcaaagccttctccacctgtgcCTCTCATCTGACAGCTGTCACCATGTTCTATGGACCTGTGAGCTTAAGCCACATACAACCCAGTTCCAGCTACTCACTGGAACAGGAGAAAATCTCTGCTGTGTTTTATACCCTGGTGGTCCCCATGTTGAACCCCctgatctacagcctgaggaacaaggaggttAAGGATGCTCTTAAGAGGGTGATAGACTGGAAAAACATTCCCAGCTAA
- the LOC128836904 gene encoding olfactory receptor-like protein COR8 isoform X3 codes for MIVLIRVDPRLHSPMYFFLSNLSVVDLCYSSVFAPRMLVNFLVGSKSISYSAFIAQHFSFVVFVTTEGVLLAVMAYDRYVAICNPLLYTAVMSKRVCIHLVASSYVGGLMNSLTHTCGLLRLSFCGPNIINHYFCDTNPLLKLACSDNHINEILLVTFSGVIAMSTLLFVIISYLYILFSILRIRSAKGRRKAFSTCASHLTAVTMFYGPVSLSHIQPSSSYSLEQEKISAVFYTLVVPMLNPLIYSLRNKEVKDALKRVIDWKNIPS; via the coding sequence ATGATTGTGTTGATCAGGGTTGATCCCCGACTCCAttcccccatgtacttcttcctcagTAACCTGTCTGTGGTTGACCTCTGCTACTCCTCAGTCTTCGCTCCAAGGATGCTGGTGAATTTCTTAGTGGGGAGTAAAAGCATTTCTTACTCTGCCTTTATTGCCCAACACTTCTCTTTTGTCGTGTTTGTGACCACAGAAGGGGTCCTGCTGGCCGTGATGGCATACGACCGCTATGTAGCCATTTGTAACCCTCTGCTCTACACCGCTGTTATGTCTAAGAGAGTCTGTATTCATCTAGTGGCCAGCTCATATGTAGGGGGGCTCATGAACTCACTGACCCACACATGTGGCTTGCTGAGGTTGTCGTTCTGCGGGCCCAACATCATCAATCATTACTTTTGTGACACTAACCCATTGCTGAAGCTTGCCTGCTCTGATAACCACATCAATGAGATTTTGCTTGTAACATTCTCTGGAGTTATTGCCATGTCCACCCTCCTGTTTGTCATAATCTCTTATCTGTACATCCTCTTCTCTATCCTGAGGATCCGCTCCGCCAAGGGCAGGcgcaaagccttctccacctgtgcCTCTCATCTGACAGCTGTCACCATGTTCTATGGACCTGTGAGCTTAAGCCACATACAACCCAGTTCCAGCTACTCACTGGAACAGGAGAAAATCTCTGCTGTGTTTTATACCCTGGTGGTCCCCATGTTGAACCCCctgatctacagcctgaggaacaaggaggttAAGGATGCTCTTAAGAGGGTGATAGACTGGAAAAACATTCCCAGCTAA